GTCCAGAAATTATTGTCATTTCTTCTACAGCATTGTTGACTAATTTCTTATCAGCTACGGCACCTTTCACACCTTGGTTCAACACTATTTTCTGAAGTCTAGGAACCTGCATGACAGACTTATAACCGAATTTCTCAGTCATCTGCTTGACTATTTCTTTTTTATATCTTTCTTGTAATCTTGGTATATAACTCATGATTCTTTTATTTTATTACTTAATAATCTCTCCTGATTTTTTTGAAAATCTTACCCAGCTGTCACCTTCTTTCTTTTTACCGACTCTAGAAGCATTTCCCTTTGCATCCAAAAGCATAACATTGCTCACATGGATAGGAGCCTCTTTTTCTATGATACCACCTTCAGGTTTAGAAGCTGATGGTTTTGTATGTCTCTTCACCATATTGATACCTTCTACCAATACTCTCATTTTCTTAACATCTACAGACTTAATAACTCCTGATTTTCCT
This DNA window, taken from Chitinophagales bacterium, encodes the following:
- the rplX gene encoding 50S ribosomal protein L24: MIKLKIKKGDTVQVIAGDDKGKSGVIKSVDVKKMRVLVEGINMVKRHTKPSASKPEGGIIEKEAPIHVSNVMLLDAKGNASRVGKKKEGDSWVRFSKKSGEIIK